The stretch of DNA aagagaaaactaaggtgatttgcagtagtgtaaatcataaaaacgtagatttcgtaaagtcttcgtagaaagctaTAGTGAAATTCTACAATCATCAAGTGCATTCCTGATATATTAGCCTAGGTGACTTTATTATTTGGAAGGCGGAAGTCAAAGACTAATCTTAAGCAAACAAGCCATCAACTTGTTCTTCAGAGACACCACTGATATATTCAGATCAAACTATAACAAGTTAAGCACATAACACAACTAAATTAGAGCATTAATTTGGTGGTGCCATCTAGCAATGATATATTGATTTAAGTTAGTGGATGGAGCTTTGCCAAATGCACTCACCATAGGAATTTCATCCTATCAAGCTAGATAACTTAAACTCGTCCATTGTGAATGACATCAAGTAATCATCACAAACCATCAGGTATCATATCAGATTGGATCCGACATAATTATCGAAACAATATGCCTATCGAAAGCCGAGGTGACAATGATAGCTCACAcatgtaaataaatatattaataaattcaTCATAGGGCCTaactatatatataataacaGGAATCCTAAATGATATAACTATGCTGAATTGATCAACACACAAGTTTGGCAACGGTGGTTAAATCAGCCAAAGTGCTCATTTGATGACAACGTGGACACATTGACTCAAAGTGCTCCTTCGATATCAGCATAACTATATCGGCTCAAAGTACTCCTTTGATGATAATATAATCAAATTTGCCTAAAGCGCTCCTTTAGTGATAACATGACTAAATGGATCTAAAATACATTTTCGATGATAACACGATTGAATGACCCAAAGTACTCTTTTGAATCGACCTAAAGCGCTCATCCAACAACAATGAGTTGAATTAAACAAAAATTTATCCCACGTGAATAAACCATCGATGTGATTTTACTCTTCATGATCGATAgtcaaataaatattatattatgccCCGACTCTAATAAGTAAAGAAAATTGCTAAGACCCCCTTATGGATGAACTTGTATGCACATCAAGGTAAGATGGGGAGCATGTGATATAGGTATAATGATGCAAGAAGGCAATCGAAACTATATCACCAAGTGGCCGACACCCCCTTCTTATATTGTCAACACTCCATCGTTAGATAACTGATATCTCAACATACTGACATTATATTACTCTCCATACATGATGACCCATTCATAATTGCACCAAGCTCTCTAGATTTAACTTATATGATCACAACTAACACTAGAAACATATAACCATTCCTGACATTAAACCATGATCTTAATTTTAACTATCCTAAAAGGCTCCTTTAAGTATATTCTCCATGCTGGACTCTCTCTTAATGCATGCACTCGACCCTAGCATCCAGTCTAATTCATCGACTCAAAAGCTTACTTAGGCTTCAGAGGAGAGTTTTGCGGGGTTCGATGTAATTCCACAAGAAACAATCTCAGAACCTCTTTGCTTGACAATTCACACTTAGACAAATATGCAATAAGAACTCAGTTGGCTTTGAATCAACATACTAATCAACATAACCAGAATCTATTTTAACCGGTATGTTTTTAGATAGATTCGATAAAcggaaatattttaatttattttcgagTGTAATGAATTAACTTCCACCAAACGATATCAAATTTTCATGAGTTAGTTGGAACATGATTCTAATAAGGATTTTAGTGAAATTTTTTAGtgattttatgataataaaattgaCACATTTTTGGTAGATTATGCAAACAAAGTGTATTTTAGTTATTTTTATGatgttaagaaaattaaatatcaaATTTAGTATGATTTTGTTTTTGGATGGGTTATATGAACGAGTATATTTCAAATTATTTGCAAGTGTAACAAGCCAATTTCAACCAAACTATCTTAGACTTTTGTAAAATACTAaaattctaattttattttatttttgagtgtAACAATATCAACCTCAACCAAACTATATCAACGTTTCACAATTATAATAGAACAAGATTACAAggatcatacatttttcttttcattttatgataaaattagaaTAACTTCCATCAAAGTTAACATGTTTTTGGATGAACAAATATATTTTAGTTTATTTtctaatatatcaaatatttttccAGATATATTATAAAAAGGAGGACGAGAGCAAAAAAGTGGACGACAAGCTTTAAGAAATTTTGAATTAGTTCATTGACCCAAACATGTTAAAaaaacttatgaaaaatattattaagattaaagactaatttttttaaaaaaagacacCATCTCGTAAtctgataattttttaataaagaaaTCATCTTCGATAAAAAGTAATTACGAGAGACATTAGTGAGAGGAAGGGTTAGATAGCAGAGAAAATATAGAGGTAAATGAGTTTGCAGTTATATTTTACTGTGAAAAACCAATGTTTACTTGCATGTTTGATTTGGACGCCATTATTGTGGACACATGGCAGACCACAAACCGGACTACTACAATGACAAAGAGCAGGACCTTGAAATTTTGCCTGTCTCCCAGCATCAAGGAAATAATACAACTACCGTTATTCGGTTTTGGGTGGACCCTTCCACTTGAAATTGTCTGAATAGGATTTGGGCTGCACAACGAGAAAAATAATTAGGAAGAAATGAGAGATCACAATCTCATACAACACAAAGGCAGACAGCATCTAACTTTCCGAAAAAATGATCTATGCAAATAGAACATTCAAAAGTTTCAACAATCTTTTAAATCTTTTAAACATCAATCTGTTCGACCAATTGAATATTGCTCGAGTGAAGAATAGCAAACCTTTAAAAGAGGTGTGTGAGGCTTTCTCACCTGCACAAAGAATTGAGGAAACATCACATAATTATAAAGATAAATCAAACCTAGCATATTCACTGCAAATACCTAAAGGTAATAACAACAAAAAGGAAAGTTTAAATTTATAATACCTTGAGAGAAATATTCATTTGCAACCTAGAAAGGATTTGAAAGTTGCTGCTTATGAAAACAAAAGTATTCTCATCTTATGTTGCTGATACAGAATAAATTTCCCCATGTATCAAAGAATATTCTATTCTTCTTTATTTAAGAGTTTCCAACAGATCACTCAACTATCACTGAAATACATTTGAAATGAAGAATAACAACAACATCCAGTTATTTCCTGGTTGCTGACAATGGATTTCCCAGCCATAGCAAAACAGTGGGGAATAATCAAGAAATGGGAAGTAAACAAGAATCTGAGTATTACAAAAGAGAACCTTGATCAAAGAGTTCTAAATAACATATTGAATTATTGTCAAAAGAACTACAAAGTCAAGAGATGCAAATAGAATTTCTTTTTCAATCAGACCGACCCCTAGGTTTCCATGGAACACAATAGTATTGTTTGTACCACTATCTTCATCAATAGCTGATCGAGCAGATTCCATCCAACTATGTGATAACAATAACTTCAAGCAAATCTAAGAAATTTCCAACCACTATTGATCAACTCAACAGATGCCAACTGATCTGACCAATTTTGGCTAATCATAAATTGAAAAAAACCAGTCCCGAAAGGTCAAGTGCTAGTGTCAACCAGAAAATATGAATCTGCAGATCCAGCCAATCCAAACATATCCCATTCCCAAAGTTCATGCTGATACTCAACACAATCCCAGTGTTTCCATCCTTTAGGTATGAATACAGATGGCTAAGGGCTTTGACCACACACAGGATGATCACAGTATGTGAAGGAATAAGCTTCTGAATGCAAATCTTAGAAAATGATTGCCTGTGGCATCAATCTAGTGGAGCCTTCTGTGAAACATTTTCATACATCAGATAATTTTAAAGGAGAATGGTACAACCTCATGGCAAAATAGAATTCATTATCTCCATAAATGAAAGCCTTTTTCAAAAGGTTTGTGAATGAGCAAGGATAAATTGATTCAGATTAAAAACTAATATAAAAAAACAGGATGATAGTAGGATAATGTGTTTGAACAACTGCACTAACTCCATACACCCTACAACTTAGAAAATCATACCAATATTGCCAAGCACCAGAACAACCAATTATCATTACAAGCAACTAGGTGTTGGATTTCCATTTAACATGGTTAAGCATACTTCATCAAACCAACTTCCTTTTCACCACTATGGACAAATATCAAAGTGAAATATACAATACTATTGCTGCAGGTTTTCAACTGTAACAGATAAAAAACTGAGATTGAGTGACCATACCACATAATCCCATCCATACTTCTCAGCAAATGCTTTTGCACCTTCTTCACTGTCAAAGGCTAAACCTGCATCACCTACATTGGCATAGGGGTCTCCAGTGGAAGTCCAGCCCATCAATGGATTTTCCCACCTGATGTATAAATGTCAGTATCAACAAGAAACTCCTCAAGTCACATTAATCCCTactttatgatattaaattatcttTGAAGTTTGAAGATGGGCAGAGAATAAGCAAGAAAATATGTGTTAAGAAAAGTCAAAATAAAATCTAGGCTAGAGCGATAATGAATTTAGACCCTTGGAAAGGTGTAATAAACCTCAAGCCTTCTATCAACTTCAATCCGATGGCAAATCCCAATTTTTTCATAACACACATCTAACGATTCATTACAAGTCAGTTTACTCGAGAATAAGTAGAGATTTAAGTTGGCAGTCTTTCAATGTTTTGTTGCAATATACAACAGATGAAATATTGCCAGATTCAGTACAAATCAAAAGTAAAAAACACAATGTTGACTATAAGAAGAAAGAGCTCGTATGCACCAACCGTAAACAATTATAACAGAATTGATGTCATACATCCCAATACAGATTTGATTTCTAAAACATTCATATTGAACAATTTAGGAGATAAGGTGCTGGGTACAGGTGGGATCCTATATAACCTATGTATTGGCAAACCTAAAGCATGCTACAGAGAAAGCAAACATGGAGCATGGACAAGCCCTACTTGTGCCAGAGATAGCCATGACAAAGGTAACTTGACATGACAGAGTAGTTGATAAGACACCATAGCCTAAGTGGCTTATTGGTAGCATAGTCTAAATCCTTGGGAAAGACCAAAGTCTTCACATGCCTTCTAATTTTTTCATGGACTCGCAACATTTTACAAGCTCATTCACACTTGATGACTAAGAAATAAGATTAATAAAAAGAACCATTAATGATGGAACCCCACAATTTTCATTTGCACTCATATGGTTAAGATTAAGTTACTTTCATGAGGTCTatatgaaaagaaaatatataaattattaaaaaaaagagagtATAATAAATCAGTTGAAAGATTCCCATGAAGAATTCAGGTACTCTGCTAGTCAATGCTTTTTTCTTTCAAGTAGACAATGCAGTTGAATGATACCCATCCCCATATCATCTTTTAGTAATAAAGAACACAGCCAATGAATAAAGCAGTAGAGAGTCATACTTTTGGGTTGACACAAAATTGATTTTCCACTTTCCGACTTTTCCGGAACCTTGCTGGGTAGCAGTCCGAGCTGGTGAATATATTATGACCTGCATGTGCATATAAATAAGTTCTGTTTGCTCCAGATAAAGAAACAAGAACCAAGAGACAAAGCTTGAAGGAGTAATCCATGCAGCTAACCAATGCCTACAAAACTGCAGAACATTCACAAACTGTTCAAATCTTATATGGCTATTGTTTTATAGTCCTTAAGCTCCAATTCTCGATGCAATCCTACATTCCTACACAAAAAATACAGAAGTGTTCAACTTTGAGTACAACGTAGGGCATGATTGTCAAATTTATCCAAAACTGCTAAGTTGAAGCATCCCAAATGTACAGAACTAACATGAATCTGCAATCTCTCATCACTTGTATTCAGAAAAAATAGTTAACCTATTAATGACAAGACCTTGGCTGCATAATTCAttgaaaattcattatatattaaaaattactgGACTCCAATGTAATTTAGGGTAACTAATAGTGATAATATGTTAACTTTTCTATTTTTCTGGAGCTTCTGCAATAATTTCTCATCACAATAATTGGTGTTGTATTACTTCTTACACAAAAACAAGTCAATAAATAGTTGTATTCCCAAATATTTGGGTTCGCTACATGAATATTTTCTCACCAGTGAGCCATATATAAGGCAATATATCTAGTTAAATTAAGAGCATGCAaatatctttttattgttttagTAGAAACTACAAACAAAGAATTCAATACACTTAATTTACGAGGATATGGATGTTTATAGAAGGCAGCAAAAGGTCCATGTAGCTTATCCCAAATTGTTGGGACATTAtggttttattattattgttgttgatcTTCTTAATTCTCTTTATGATTTAAGGAGTATCCTATGATAATGCAACCCCTCAATGTCACTCCTTACTTTATCCATCACTTATTCAATGAAcaatattttcatcaaaatcacCCTCCTGTTGAACTGTGAACAATATCCAGGACAGTTAAAGCTTCTACTTACAAGAATTTCTTGTTCATCCATCTTAATTTCACTCTTCACTCCATTCTTAGTTTTACTGAATTTACATTCTATATACATGATCTTGCAACCACTTAaatctacttaatctaaaaccttctgtttccatgatttgtcTCAATGATTCAGGTTTAGGAAAATTTATGTTCAACTCTCATCAAATAGAATAATATCGTTACAAGTTTCTTGCAACTTCCAAGGCCAACACAACAACAAACCCTCTTTCCTTTCCTCCTCCTTACTGTCATCATATCCTTATCTACTTTTGCACAGTCCTCCACCTGCTTAATGGTTCAACATCACCGCGCTCCAGTATTCCCCCAACACCAATACGCCGCTCCATTTAAATTTCAAGATTCTATAAACTATGCTTTTGTATCAGAAATCTAACTAAATTAGGTCAACAAAACCAACCTCAAGAACACCGGTTCGAAATCACATAAAACGGCCTAGGACCTGCAGAAACCTCTTTGGTACTTTCTAATTTACGAAATCTCAGAACAGTTTATACAGAAAACAAACGAACGGAACAAACAAACGAAAAACCCTAATCTCGAACTTCCGGAATTTCTCGATAATAAATGCATTTTTCCTCGAGATTTATCTACGAATTCCATTACTTTTTGAAAGACCAACCAAGGAATAAAGATCCAATGaattaaaatattagaaaaaaggaGGAAGATCAAAACGGATCGGTACCCGGCGCCGGAGGTGCTCTCGAGGAACGCCGGAAACGATTCCGATCTCGCCGGGCCTGAGTTCGACGAGGGCGTCCGACGCGAGCAATCTCGTTTGGGAGAGAGAAACAGAACGGGTGAGAGTAAGGCGagccaaaaaggagaatgatcggCGCAGAGGTGCGGCCATCTCTGCCAACGccggacggagagagagagagagagagagagagagagagagagaggggaaatgGGGGAGGCGAGAGGACTCGGGCTTCAGCTGTTCGCGAACGATCCCGTTCCCTCTGAGGCCCGTGTCTCTTACGTCTGCAATGAGGGGCCCTTTTGGGCCTATTTGCTTTTGGAGCCAATTTAATTGGACCGTGTGTTGGATCGAGCCATGGAATAGACCAGTACTTGTGGGTTCGGTTCTCGTTCCTTGTTCCTCGGGTTCACGTTATGATGGGCCTATTATATGTAAGGGCATtatgattaatataaataaaatatccaAGTAATAAACCGGGGTTCAGTTCCCTGATTTTCCGAGTGTATTGGTTAATCCATTCAGATTTAAAACTATACGTATATTCTATATTTGAAGaaattaaaaaagataaaaattttgagaaaaaaaatctgaCATGATGAGATTTGAGGGTTTTTCATTTTTACTTATTAATGTAAGTTTTTTCTTATTCAACATGCCTTAGCAAAGTGATGGAATGAACGTGCCTTATTAAAGTGATGGAATGAACGTGGTTTGAGTATAGTAAACTTGATGTCAAGATGATAAGGGAAACCGAATGATCATTATAAAAAACTAGATTAGAGGTATCCATTGATAGAGATTAAGAGAGTTCGAGAGATTGGTCCTTTCAGTCAACATACTCAAGTTATTCAAACATGAATGATTTTATAGAGTTATAGAAGGTTACTCGGTCAAATTATAGAGTTATGGAGTCATCCAAAATGTGGATTAGTATAGTTGTTGCTAGGAAATCATGAGCCCGACATCTCGGTAAAAAGTAAAAACAAAATCAGATTTTCTAAAGTCAAGTATTTGGTCATTGTGCAAAATTAGTATGCGAGAAAATCGTTAAACTATAAAACCGCATGTATCATGTTAgaagtgttatctagggagattgttatctagggagatcgtatatcctcaaaattttcaaatccgaTAAAGCAGATGAAGGAGAACTCGCATacatctctagcagtgatccacataatagacgcagcgacaatgctcctcaaatcattatGTGATCTCCCTCTTCATGCGTACTGCAAGGCTAACCGGAGCTAAGGTAGAGAGGAGGctaaggagaataggaggggcgaCCATCAGAGTTCTAGCCTATGACCCGTGAGGTTCCTCCTATCTTATCTGTAGGATCCAAACTAAAGGCTCTCTGATATCTCATAACCACACATATCCTCATCATAAtttctactatatgtgtgtgactagGCCTGCTACCGAACTGACCATGAGTCgatcctatcagaactctttctgatataataaattattttttctataataattcactcgactcatcgactatggatgtactaggccactatatcaTACTCCCCAAATGGTATAGGGGATCTAATCCATCGAGTCTGTTTGTCTTCAATTACCATGTGTCTATAGTCCCTCTTCCATTTAATATTTGAGAGACCATAAGTTGGGCATGGTAACTTTAGGCCCATACAGAATCTtgtccgagtctcgctctaattgaatTCTCTTAAAGAATCCTATCTCTCTCAATCTGTACGACTCTAGCTAGAGATTTTGTCTGAGTGagcatacatgggatattcctctcacgatactgagaatggatgatcctctattgacacttagttgccttcgtaaggttggttgtcattctAGAGAACCAAttttactagatctgaaacttccaaacctataaatttgATGTTAAAGAATGAAGTACTGATACAAGGCATCTTTGatgtctcaagtataaggactAGACATACAACTAGGATttggactacagaatcactatctgacgtcaggtatcattaaccatccagcattctataagtggatcaatcaatgaactcattctctaatgagcacctacactatgttAGGAttaagtcggtactaagaggggggggggggggggtttgggtgaattagtactttcattaAATCATGTCGATTatgattctctaatgagcacctacactatgttaggattgagtcggtactaagagggggggggggggggtttgggtgaattagtactttcattaAATCATGTCGATTATGAAAaactttcgttcgatgaaaaaTTATATCGAaatgatgttaacttgaaagcatgcggaAGCATACGAAAGTGTAGTGAATAAGTAAGTAAAGCAATTTGCAATGAAAATAAAGACCTTAAAGTAAatgaaaatcaagttttatagtagttcggtcgtcgtgacctacatccactctcgattcctcttccatcgaggccaccggcatctacttgttgaatctcgtattttgatgatgaaaccaattgataagtgtttatgttttaatctaccttttgagtgacgcaggatgctttgatcaggatgagacaattaaagcaggaaaaatcatgttgggttggaggaaaacatgttagaagattggacgtcgagttggtggatcggtcgacgtatcgacagaaggctgttaggatcgagagcactaagagggggggggggggggggtgaattagtgcagtgaaaaactttctgcgattaaaaacgaaagctacgttcgttcgataaaaactattttgatgcaaaagccaattctaagattacttatgattaagtgcagtttacgtctaaacacagtttgcgtctaagcgcagtttacgcagtttgcgtctaaatgcagtttgcgtctaaatgcagattgcgtctcagcgcagtttgcatctaagcgcagtttgcgtctaagctcagattgtgtctaagcgcagtttgcatctaagcacagtttgcgtctaagcgcagattgcttctaagcgcagtttgcgtctaaacacagtttgcagttataaatagaatcaaaacgtaaatgtaaactgcaatgtaaagatcgtacaaaaacaccgatttacgtctgaattcagattcagaaagatcagaacttagaaacttgttcgtaaaagtgcagagagcagtagctatgtaggaggtttgcagtaatgataaagtgctcaaaataaaagaaaactagagatttagagtggttcagtcagtcttgacctactccacttttggcttcctccaccgacgaggtcactgacgtcaactagaggccttccttcaataggcgaaggccaactgcccttttacagtttcactccttttgacgggctcaggagacaacccttacagaacctttctctcctctctttacaactcaagacttgaagaacagaaagaggagaacttttggactttacacaaatttgagctcttagaatcacagaaaagatctagaattcggtgtaggtctgtatcttttcagtgctgaatgggtggggtatttataggccccaacccagttcaaatttggagctcaaaacgatcaaatcccggaattccgggatcaggcggttgcacctcctgactagagaggttgcaccgcctggcagagctcgaagactgagcctctgggcggtgctacctctgtcaggggcggttgcacctctctgccagagctcgaagaccaagctcaggcggttgcaccgcctgactggagaggttgcaccgcctggcagagctcgaaacttgagctctggcggtgctacctcctgatagaggaggttgcaccgcccagtctcgctcggagactgagccctgggcggttgcacctcttggctggggcggttgcaccgcccagtctcgctgggagacatagcctgggcggtgctacctccctacctgAGCGgttcacctcccacagcaacctgggtccgaatgggttgaaccattcgacccaatttgagttcttcaggggcccaattgccccaggattaagctaatgggatc from Musa acuminata AAA Group cultivar baxijiao chromosome BXJ2-11, Cavendish_Baxijiao_AAA, whole genome shotgun sequence encodes:
- the LOC135627183 gene encoding NADH dehydrogenase [ubiquinone] iron-sulfur protein 4, mitochondrial-like, encoding MAAPLRRSFSFLARLTLTRSVSLSQTRLLASDALVELRPGEIGIVSGVPREHLRRRVIIYSPARTATQQGSGKVGKWKINFVSTQKWENPLMGWTSTGDPYANVGDAGLAFDSEEGAKAFAEKYGWDYVVRKPHTPLLKPKSYSDNFKWKGPPKTE